The Streptomyces sp. NBC_01689 genome includes a window with the following:
- a CDS encoding GNAT family N-acetyltransferase, with amino-acid sequence MTPDMSDVTRARHGRPVHHWRRDVVELAALFTAVTVADGVANLIGHGPDGPVLLVISAALLVATAGFHTWWARRHGHAPPPDHTGARTGAARRRSGRTTKTDEARRTGEGDTGNTGDTGHTEGPRQSDAAPEPAAGVTVLWRMRTTVKDRPGSLAALCTALAHHRVDILSLQTHPLAEGTVDEFLLRAPAELAASEITRAVSGAGGSGTWIERADAHDLVDAPTRVLALATRTALDAAELPLALRQLLGRCTIRSLPARSPGSGRAEEGAPVEGALEDTVMRLRTPEGGVITVERPYLPFTPTEFARARALVELDARLGPRIPPGQDLLTLPEGNEITVRRADVSDLAAAKAMHERCSSRTLTMRYHGPVGDADRYLNHLLSPRFGRTLAVRTSSGRMVGLGHLLWDGDETEIALLVEDDWQRRGVGGELLVRLVAMAVEAGCASVYAVTQASNTGMVAAMRSLGLPLDYQIEEGTLVITARLNTPPATPPLPYVRGQEQVRP; translated from the coding sequence ATGACTCCAGACATGTCTGATGTGACCCGTGCGAGGCACGGTCGTCCGGTCCACCACTGGCGGCGGGACGTCGTGGAACTCGCCGCGCTGTTCACGGCCGTCACGGTCGCGGACGGCGTCGCCAACCTGATCGGGCACGGCCCCGACGGGCCCGTGCTGCTGGTGATCTCGGCCGCCCTGCTGGTCGCCACGGCCGGATTCCACACCTGGTGGGCACGCCGCCACGGTCACGCGCCGCCGCCGGACCATACCGGTGCCCGGACCGGCGCCGCACGGCGCCGGTCCGGGCGGACCACGAAGACCGATGAGGCCAGGAGGACCGGAGAGGGAGACACAGGAAACACAGGGGACACGGGGCACACCGAGGGCCCCCGGCAGTCCGACGCGGCGCCGGAGCCCGCCGCCGGGGTGACGGTGCTGTGGCGGATGCGGACGACGGTCAAGGACCGGCCCGGTTCGCTGGCCGCGCTGTGCACGGCGCTGGCGCACCACCGGGTCGACATCCTCAGCCTGCAGACGCACCCGCTCGCGGAAGGCACCGTGGACGAGTTCCTGCTGCGCGCGCCCGCGGAGCTGGCGGCGTCCGAGATCACCCGCGCGGTCTCCGGGGCGGGGGGCTCCGGCACCTGGATCGAGCGGGCCGACGCCCACGATCTGGTGGACGCGCCCACCCGCGTCCTCGCCCTGGCCACCCGAACCGCTCTGGACGCGGCGGAACTTCCGCTGGCCCTCCGGCAGTTGCTCGGTCGGTGCACCATTCGTTCGCTGCCCGCCAGGTCTCCTGGATCGGGCCGGGCGGAAGAGGGTGCGCCGGTCGAGGGAGCGCTGGAGGACACGGTGATGCGGCTGCGCACACCGGAGGGTGGGGTGATCACGGTGGAGCGACCGTATTTGCCGTTCACGCCGACCGAGTTCGCCCGGGCGCGCGCGCTCGTCGAGCTGGACGCGCGGCTGGGCCCGCGCATCCCCCCGGGCCAGGACCTGCTGACCCTGCCGGAGGGCAACGAGATCACCGTCCGCCGCGCGGACGTGTCGGACCTGGCGGCGGCGAAGGCGATGCACGAGCGCTGCTCGTCGCGCACGCTGACCATGCGGTACCACGGGCCGGTCGGGGACGCGGACCGCTATCTGAACCACCTGCTCAGCCCGCGCTTCGGCCGGACCCTCGCCGTCCGGACGTCGTCCGGGCGCATGGTCGGGCTCGGCCACCTCCTCTGGGACGGTGACGAGACCGAGATCGCCCTGCTCGTGGAGGACGACTGGCAGCGGCGCGGTGTCGGAGGCGAGCTCCTCGTCCGACTGGTGGCGATGGCGGTCGAGGCGGGGTGCGCGAGCGTGTACGCCGTCACGCAGGCCTCCAACACCGGAATGGTCGCCGCGATGCGGAGCCTCGGGCTCCCTCTCGACTACCAGATCGAGGAGGGCACCCTGGTGATCACGGCGCGCCTGAACACGCCGCCCGCGACGCCCCCGCTCCCGTACGTCCGGGGCCAGGAACAGGTCCGGCCCTAG
- a CDS encoding Lrp/AsnC family transcriptional regulator: MADSVVLDPVDLHLLRLLQNDARTTYRDLAAQVGVAPSTCLDRVTRLRRAGVILGHQLRLDPAKLGRGLEALLSVQVRPHRRELVGPFVDRIRALPESRTVFHLTGPDDYLVQVAVADMADLQRLVLDEFTSQREVARVETRLIFQQWDCGPLLPPAGPAATPTAKSG; the protein is encoded by the coding sequence ATGGCCGATTCTGTCGTACTCGATCCGGTGGATCTTCATCTGCTGCGACTGCTGCAGAACGACGCCCGGACGACCTACCGCGACCTCGCCGCGCAGGTCGGCGTCGCGCCCTCGACCTGCCTGGACCGGGTGACGCGGCTGCGTCGCGCGGGCGTCATCCTCGGCCACCAGCTGCGGCTCGATCCGGCGAAGCTCGGCCGGGGCCTGGAGGCCCTGCTGTCCGTACAGGTCAGGCCGCACCGCAGGGAGCTGGTGGGCCCGTTCGTGGACCGGATCAGGGCACTGCCGGAGTCCCGGACGGTCTTCCATCTCACCGGCCCCGACGACTACCTCGTCCAGGTCGCGGTCGCGGACATGGCCGACCTGCAGCGGCTGGTCCTCGACGAGTTCACCTCCCAGCGGGAAGTCGCCCGCGTGGAGACCCGGTTGATCTTCCAGCAGTGGGACTGCGGTCCGCTCCTGCCGCCCGCCGGCCCGGCCGCGACGCCCACAGCGAAATCGGGCTGA
- a CDS encoding DUF885 domain-containing protein, translated as MSETKNPLPREVADTYVDELIALDPVLGTYLGVKESAGLLPDPSPAGQQALAGLARATLARLDEAERRPGADSDIERRCARLLRERLTAELAVHDAEEGLRAVGNMHTAAHAVRQVFSIAPTATDKDWAAIAERLRAVPTALAGYRESLALGLERKLYAGPRPTATFVDQLTEWSAPDEHGRPWFEDFVTAGPDSLREELDTAARSATRSLVELRDWMRDVYAPTIQGAPNTVGRERYARWARYFNGTDLDLDEAYAYGWAEYHRLLAEMRTEAEKILPGAESPWVVLAHLDEHGKHIEGVDEVQRWLQGLMDQAIDALDGTHFELAEPVRKVESRIAPPGGAAAPYYTAPSSDFSRPGQTWLPTMGQTRFPVYDLVSTWYHEGVPGHHLQLAQWVHVVEDLSRYQATVGIVSANCEGWALYAERLMDELGFLADAEQRLGYLDAQMMRAARVIVDIGMHLELEIPADSPFHPGERWTPELAQEFFGAHSSRPADFVESELTRYLSIPGQAIGYKLGERAWLQGRANARRRHGDGFDAKAWHMAALSQGSLGLDDLVDELSRL; from the coding sequence ATGTCAGAGACGAAGAACCCGCTGCCCCGCGAGGTCGCCGACACGTACGTCGACGAACTCATCGCCCTCGACCCGGTCCTCGGTACGTACCTCGGAGTGAAGGAGAGCGCCGGCCTGCTCCCGGATCCCTCGCCCGCGGGCCAGCAGGCTCTCGCCGGGCTCGCCCGGGCGACCCTCGCCCGCCTCGACGAGGCGGAACGGCGGCCGGGCGCGGACAGCGACATCGAGCGCCGCTGCGCACGCCTGCTGCGTGAACGGCTGACCGCCGAACTGGCCGTCCACGACGCCGAGGAGGGGCTGCGCGCGGTCGGCAACATGCACACCGCCGCGCACGCGGTCCGGCAGGTCTTCAGCATCGCGCCGACCGCGACCGACAAGGACTGGGCAGCGATCGCCGAGCGGCTGCGCGCCGTGCCGACCGCGCTGGCGGGATACCGCGAGTCGCTGGCCCTGGGGCTGGAGCGCAAGCTCTACGCGGGTCCACGTCCCACCGCGACCTTCGTCGACCAGCTCACCGAGTGGTCCGCCCCGGACGAGCACGGCCGGCCCTGGTTCGAGGACTTCGTCACCGCGGGCCCCGACTCCCTGCGCGAAGAACTGGACACCGCCGCGCGGTCGGCCACCCGGTCCCTGGTGGAACTGCGCGACTGGATGCGCGACGTGTACGCGCCCACCATCCAGGGTGCGCCGAACACGGTGGGCCGGGAGCGGTACGCGCGCTGGGCCCGCTACTTCAACGGTACGGATCTCGATCTCGACGAGGCGTACGCGTACGGCTGGGCCGAGTACCACCGTCTGCTCGCCGAGATGCGGACCGAGGCCGAGAAGATCCTGCCCGGCGCCGAGTCGCCCTGGGTGGTGCTCGCGCACCTGGACGAGCACGGCAAGCACATCGAGGGTGTCGACGAGGTCCAGCGGTGGCTGCAGGGCCTGATGGACCAGGCGATCGACGCCCTGGACGGCACGCACTTCGAACTCGCCGAGCCGGTACGGAAGGTGGAGTCCCGGATCGCTCCGCCCGGCGGCGCCGCCGCTCCGTACTACACCGCGCCGTCGTCGGACTTCTCCCGGCCCGGCCAGACCTGGCTGCCCACCATGGGGCAGACCAGGTTCCCGGTGTACGACCTCGTCTCGACCTGGTACCACGAGGGCGTCCCCGGCCACCACCTCCAGCTCGCGCAGTGGGTGCACGTCGTCGAGGACCTGTCGCGCTACCAGGCGACCGTGGGCATCGTGAGCGCCAACTGCGAGGGCTGGGCGCTCTACGCGGAGCGGCTGATGGACGAGCTGGGCTTCCTCGCGGACGCGGAGCAGCGCCTCGGCTATCTGGACGCGCAGATGATGCGTGCGGCGCGGGTGATCGTCGACATCGGTATGCACCTGGAGCTGGAGATCCCGGCGGACTCGCCGTTCCACCCCGGTGAGCGCTGGACGCCCGAGCTGGCCCAGGAGTTCTTCGGCGCGCACAGCAGCCGCCCCGCGGACTTCGTCGAGAGCGAGCTGACCCGCTATCTCTCGATCCCCGGTCAGGCCATCGGCTACAAGCTCGGTGAGCGGGCCTGGCTGCAGGGCCGGGCGAACGCGCGGCGGCGTCACGGCGACGGTTTCGACGCCAAGGCGTGGCACATGGCGGCCCTGTCACAGGGCTCGCTGGGTCTGGACGACCTGGTGGACGAGTTGTCCCGGCTCTGA
- a CDS encoding exonuclease SbcCD subunit D: MRLLHTSDWHLGRAFHRVTMLGAQAEFIGHLVTTVRERAVDAVVVSGDVYDRAVPPLAAVELFDDALHRLADLGVPTVMISGNHDSARRLGVGAGLIGRAGIHLRTEPSASGTPVVLADAHGDVALYGLPYLEPALVKDEFAVDRAGHETVLAAAMDRVRADLAGRPPGTRSVVLAHAFVTGGAASDSERDITVGGVAAVPAAVFDGVDYVALGHLHGSQTITERVRYSGSPLPYSFSEADHRKSMWLVDLGPDGSIAAERVDCPVPRALARLRGRLEELLADPGLARHEEAWVEATLTDPVRPAEPMARLTERFPHTLSLVFEPERAPEDPDVSYARRLAGRSEQQIAEDFVAHVRGTGPDPREQAVLRDAFDAVHADEAVREVSR; encoded by the coding sequence ATGAGGCTTCTGCACACGTCCGACTGGCACCTCGGCCGGGCATTCCACCGGGTGACGATGCTCGGCGCCCAGGCCGAGTTCATCGGCCATCTCGTCACGACCGTGCGCGAGCGCGCCGTCGACGCGGTGGTCGTGTCCGGGGACGTGTACGACCGGGCGGTCCCGCCGCTGGCCGCCGTCGAGCTCTTCGACGACGCCCTGCACCGGCTGGCCGACCTCGGGGTGCCCACGGTGATGATCTCCGGGAACCACGACTCCGCGCGCCGGCTCGGCGTGGGGGCCGGGCTCATCGGGCGGGCCGGCATCCACCTGCGGACCGAACCCTCGGCCTCCGGCACGCCCGTGGTCCTCGCCGACGCCCACGGCGACGTCGCCCTCTACGGCCTGCCGTATCTCGAACCGGCCCTGGTGAAGGACGAGTTCGCGGTGGACAGGGCCGGACACGAGACCGTGCTCGCCGCCGCCATGGACCGGGTCCGCGCCGACCTCGCCGGCCGTCCGCCGGGCACCCGGTCCGTCGTCCTCGCGCACGCCTTCGTCACCGGAGGGGCGGCCAGCGACAGCGAGCGGGACATCACCGTCGGCGGAGTCGCCGCGGTGCCCGCCGCGGTCTTCGACGGAGTGGACTACGTGGCACTGGGGCACCTGCACGGCAGCCAGACCATCACCGAGCGGGTCCGCTACTCCGGCTCCCCGCTGCCCTACTCCTTCTCCGAGGCCGACCACCGCAAGAGCATGTGGCTGGTGGACCTGGGCCCGGACGGCTCGATCGCCGCCGAGCGTGTCGACTGCCCCGTGCCCCGGGCGCTCGCCCGCCTGCGGGGGCGGCTGGAGGAGCTGCTCGCCGACCCGGGGCTGGCGCGGCACGAGGAGGCGTGGGTCGAGGCCACCCTCACCGATCCGGTCCGTCCGGCCGAGCCGATGGCCCGGCTGACCGAGCGCTTCCCGCACACCCTCAGCCTGGTCTTCGAGCCCGAGCGGGCACCCGAGGACCCGGACGTCTCGTACGCGCGGCGGCTGGCGGGCCGCAGCGAACAGCAGATCGCCGAGGACTTCGTGGCCCATGTGCGGGGCACGGGTCCCGACCCGCGGGAACAGGCCGTGCTGCGGGACGCGTTCGACGCCGTCCACGCCGACGAGGCCGTACGGGAGGTCTCCCGGTGA
- a CDS encoding rhodanese-like domain-containing protein: MTSQIPVTNPVLRVAPASPAAAVAHFGASLAFHADVSDVAAALAAAEDPGFVVLDSRSTPAWDQGHVPGAIHLPTALVSEQAGQLLDRSVPVVTYCWGPGCNGATRAALALARLGFQVKEMLGGFEYWVREGFEFETWEGRERRGPDPLTVPVGAEDCGC, translated from the coding sequence ATGACATCTCAGATCCCCGTGACGAACCCGGTGCTGCGGGTCGCTCCGGCCTCACCGGCCGCGGCCGTCGCCCACTTCGGCGCGAGCCTCGCCTTCCACGCCGACGTGTCCGACGTCGCCGCCGCCCTCGCGGCGGCCGAGGACCCCGGATTCGTCGTCCTCGACTCCCGCTCCACCCCGGCGTGGGACCAGGGGCACGTGCCCGGCGCGATCCATCTGCCGACCGCCCTCGTCAGCGAGCAGGCCGGGCAGCTCCTCGACAGATCCGTGCCGGTCGTCACCTACTGCTGGGGGCCCGGCTGCAACGGCGCCACCCGTGCCGCCCTCGCCCTCGCCCGACTCGGCTTCCAGGTCAAGGAGATGCTCGGCGGCTTCGAGTACTGGGTGCGCGAGGGCTTCGAGTTCGAGACCTGGGAGGGGCGCGAGCGCCGTGGGCCCGACCCGTTGACAGTCCCGGTGGGCGCGGAGGACTGCGGCTGCTGA
- a CDS encoding SMC family ATPase, translated as MRLHRLDITAFGPFGTTQRVDFDELSAGGLFLLHGPTGAGKTSVLDAVCYALYGAVPGARQSGQGLTLRSDHAAPATRTEIRLELTVAGRRLEVTRQPPWARPKKRGTGTTTEKAQTWLREYEASAGSWKDLSRSHQEIGEEITQLLGMSREQFCQVVLLPQGDFARFLRADAEARGRLLGRLFDTHRFAEVEKRLTERRRAAESEVRDGDAALLADAHRMQQAAGDIAEMPLPGLAPGDPGLAEDVLAWAAVARATARERLTLAHGAVSAAESAQAAADLELDDVREVARLQRRFTEARERAARLEERSDSHHETQTRMDRGRKAEAVAPALDLRDAAEAEHRRATTAEAHARAALPASFADAGAAGLAADARRTAEELGGLASARRAEARLGELTEERSGLDRQERADEDVLQDAESWLATWETTRTGLQARIETAQEAAGQAERLAVRREPARARLRAARERDQFAKDTDDAQKQALASRAHATDTRARWLDLKEERLKGIAAELAAALVDGEPCAVCGGTEHPAPARKIAGHVDREAEERALAVHQRADEKAAEDERRLGVVREALAAATAEAGDTPTGRLAEEEADLEREHGEARAAASGLHAARERLAQAELEHGRRVAARQKAELRVASRVAHRDTLDRERALLEKELAQARGAAESVAARAAQLERRAALLTEAADAVRTAEDAAQRLKDADARLADAAFRAGFSTPQEAAAALLDDAAHRDLQRRLDAWQSEEAAVRAVLAEADTTAAARRPAVDPRAAEQAAESAARRLRDAASAQDAAARRCAELDRLSARATASVRRLGPLREEYDRVARMAGLAAGTSAENERRMRLESYVLAARLEQVAAAATARLQRMSSGRYTLVHSDDRAGRGRSGLGLHVVDAWTGRERDTATLSGGETFFASLALALGLADVVTDEAGGVRLDTLFIDEGFGSLDDQTLDEVLDVLDSLRERDRSVGIVSHVADLRRRVHAQLEVVKGRTGSVVRQRGVQD; from the coding sequence ATGAGGCTGCACCGTCTGGACATCACCGCCTTCGGGCCCTTCGGGACGACCCAGCGGGTCGACTTCGACGAGCTGTCGGCCGGCGGACTCTTCCTGCTGCACGGACCGACGGGCGCGGGGAAGACGTCCGTCCTCGACGCCGTCTGCTACGCGCTGTACGGGGCGGTCCCGGGCGCCCGGCAGAGCGGCCAGGGGCTCACCCTGCGCAGCGACCACGCGGCCCCCGCCACCCGCACGGAGATCCGTCTCGAACTCACCGTCGCCGGACGCAGGCTGGAGGTCACCCGCCAGCCACCCTGGGCCCGTCCGAAGAAGCGCGGCACCGGCACGACCACCGAGAAGGCCCAGACCTGGCTGCGCGAGTACGAGGCGTCCGCGGGCTCCTGGAAGGACCTCAGCCGCTCCCACCAGGAGATCGGCGAGGAGATCACCCAGCTGCTCGGGATGAGCCGCGAGCAGTTCTGCCAGGTCGTCCTGCTGCCCCAGGGCGACTTCGCCCGCTTCCTGCGGGCCGACGCCGAGGCGCGCGGCAGGCTCCTCGGCCGCCTCTTCGACACCCACCGCTTCGCCGAGGTCGAGAAGCGCCTCACCGAGCGCCGGCGGGCCGCCGAGAGCGAGGTGCGCGACGGGGACGCCGCCCTGCTCGCCGACGCCCACCGCATGCAGCAGGCCGCCGGGGACATCGCCGAGATGCCGCTGCCCGGCCTCGCACCCGGTGACCCGGGTCTCGCCGAGGACGTCCTCGCCTGGGCGGCGGTCGCCCGCGCCACGGCCCGCGAGCGGCTGACCCTCGCGCACGGCGCGGTCTCGGCCGCCGAGTCGGCCCAGGCCGCCGCCGACCTCGAACTCGACGACGTACGGGAAGTGGCCCGCCTGCAGCGCAGGTTCACCGAGGCGCGGGAGCGTGCCGCGCGCCTGGAGGAGCGCTCGGACTCCCACCACGAGACACAGACCCGCATGGACCGGGGCCGCAAGGCGGAGGCGGTGGCACCCGCCCTCGACCTGCGTGACGCGGCCGAGGCCGAGCACCGCCGTGCGACCACCGCCGAGGCCCACGCGCGTGCCGCCCTCCCGGCGTCCTTCGCCGATGCCGGGGCGGCCGGGCTCGCGGCCGACGCGCGCAGGACGGCCGAGGAGCTGGGCGGCCTCGCCTCGGCCCGCCGCGCCGAGGCGAGGCTCGGTGAACTCACCGAGGAGCGCTCCGGCCTGGACCGACAGGAGCGCGCCGACGAGGACGTCCTGCAGGACGCCGAGAGCTGGCTCGCCACCTGGGAGACCACCCGCACCGGACTCCAGGCGCGCATCGAGACCGCGCAGGAGGCCGCGGGCCAGGCCGAGCGGCTGGCCGTACGACGCGAACCCGCCCGGGCGAGACTGCGGGCCGCCCGTGAGCGCGACCAGTTCGCCAAGGACACCGACGACGCCCAGAAGCAGGCTCTCGCCTCCCGCGCCCATGCGACGGACACCCGTGCCCGCTGGCTCGACCTCAAGGAGGAGCGGCTCAAGGGGATCGCGGCGGAACTCGCCGCCGCGCTCGTCGACGGCGAGCCCTGCGCGGTCTGCGGCGGCACCGAACACCCCGCGCCCGCGCGGAAGATCGCCGGCCATGTCGACCGTGAGGCGGAGGAGCGGGCCCTCGCGGTCCACCAGCGGGCCGACGAGAAGGCGGCCGAGGACGAACGACGGCTCGGTGTCGTCCGCGAGGCGCTCGCCGCCGCCACCGCCGAGGCGGGCGACACCCCGACCGGCCGACTCGCCGAGGAGGAGGCCGACTTGGAGCGCGAGCACGGTGAGGCCCGCGCCGCGGCTTCCGGACTGCACGCCGCCCGCGAGCGGCTCGCCCAGGCCGAGCTCGAACACGGACGGCGGGTCGCGGCCCGGCAGAAGGCCGAACTGCGGGTCGCGTCCCGCGTCGCCCACCGCGACACCCTCGACCGTGAACGAGCGCTGCTGGAAAAGGAGTTGGCGCAGGCCCGGGGCGCCGCGGAGAGCGTCGCCGCGCGCGCCGCGCAGCTGGAGCGGCGGGCCGCCCTGCTCACGGAGGCCGCGGACGCGGTCCGTACGGCCGAGGACGCCGCGCAGCGGCTCAAGGACGCCGACGCCCGGCTGGCCGACGCGGCCTTCCGGGCCGGGTTCTCCACACCGCAGGAGGCGGCCGCCGCGCTGCTCGACGACGCGGCCCACCGTGACCTTCAACGACGCCTGGACGCCTGGCAGTCGGAGGAGGCCGCGGTCCGCGCCGTGCTCGCCGAGGCCGACACGACCGCCGCGGCCCGGCGGCCGGCAGTCGACCCGCGGGCGGCCGAACAGGCCGCCGAGTCCGCCGCCCGGCGGCTGCGGGACGCCGCCTCCGCACAGGACGCCGCCGCCCGCCGCTGTGCCGAGCTGGACCGGCTCTCCGCGCGCGCGACCGCGTCCGTACGCCGGCTGGGACCGCTGCGCGAGGAGTACGACCGGGTGGCGCGCATGGCGGGCCTGGCGGCGGGCACCTCGGCGGAGAACGAACGCAGGATGCGCCTGGAGTCGTACGTCCTCGCCGCCCGCCTGGAGCAGGTCGCCGCCGCCGCGACCGCACGTCTGCAGCGCATGTCGTCCGGGCGTTACACCCTCGTCCACTCCGACGACCGCGCGGGCCGCGGCCGCAGCGGGCTCGGGCTGCACGTCGTGGACGCCTGGACCGGCCGGGAACGGGACACCGCGACGCTCTCCGGCGGCGAGACGTTCTTCGCCTCGCTCGCGCTGGCCCTCGGCCTCGCGGACGTCGTCACGGACGAGGCCGGAGGCGTGCGGCTCGACACGCTCTTCATCGACGAGGGCTTCGGCAGCCTCGACGACCAGACCCTCGACGAGGTCCTCGACGTGCTCGACTCGCTGCGGGAACGGGACCGCAGCGTCGGCATCGTCAGCCATGTCGCCGACCTGCGGCGCCGCGTCCACGCCCAGCTGGAGGTCGTGAAGGGGAGAACGGGATCGGTCGTACGGCAGCGGGGCGTCCAGGACTGA
- a CDS encoding trans-sulfuration enzyme family protein, whose protein sequence is MDFGGDDMDAGRRGTDGTEVGADTGLDSGRGGTNPVGSGPDAGTTDTGAGLTGVSGTRGVGGVTGTGPTGTTAAVDTTGTTSTVGTPGTGISHPRRGTRGRTRALATEAVHAGREDLARSGLHAAPIDLSTTYPSYDSRGEAARIDAFAADGAEPEGPPVYGRLGNPTVARFETALARLEGTESAVAFASGMAALSAVLLVRNAMGLRHVVAVRPLYGCSDHLLTAGLLGSEVTWVDPAGIEDALRPDTGLVMVESPANPTLAEIDLRAVAHACGSVPLLADNTFATPVLQRPAERGARLVLHSATKYLGGHGDVMAGVVACDEEFAGRLRQVRFATGGVLHPLAGYLLLRGLSTLPVRVRAASASAAELAGRLAADPRVTRVHYPRIGGAMIAFEVAGDPHEVIAGVRLITPAVSLGSVDSLIQHPASISHRIVAEGDRHGAGVSDRLLRMSVGLEDVDDLWADLDAALGYATAGRAAEGGGLNLREEHAGSAAG, encoded by the coding sequence ATGGACTTCGGCGGAGATGACATGGACGCGGGCAGGCGCGGCACGGACGGCACCGAGGTCGGCGCCGACACCGGGCTCGACTCCGGGCGTGGGGGGACGAATCCGGTCGGGAGCGGGCCGGACGCCGGGACCACCGACACCGGTGCGGGGCTCACGGGGGTCTCCGGCACCAGGGGCGTCGGCGGCGTCACCGGCACCGGACCGACCGGAACCACGGCAGCCGTGGACACCACCGGCACCACCAGCACCGTGGGCACCCCCGGCACCGGAATTTCCCATCCGCGGCGTGGCACCCGCGGCCGTACCCGCGCTCTGGCCACCGAGGCCGTGCACGCGGGGCGGGAGGATCTCGCCCGGAGCGGGCTGCACGCCGCGCCGATCGACCTCTCGACCACCTATCCCTCGTACGACAGCCGGGGCGAGGCCGCCCGCATCGACGCGTTCGCGGCCGACGGCGCCGAACCGGAGGGTCCGCCGGTCTACGGCCGCCTCGGCAACCCGACCGTCGCGCGCTTCGAGACCGCCCTCGCCCGGCTCGAAGGGACCGAGAGCGCGGTCGCGTTCGCCAGCGGCATGGCGGCCCTGAGCGCCGTACTGCTCGTCCGCAACGCGATGGGCCTGCGTCATGTCGTCGCCGTGCGCCCGCTGTACGGATGCAGCGACCACCTCCTCACGGCGGGACTGCTCGGCTCGGAGGTGACCTGGGTCGACCCCGCGGGCATCGAGGACGCGCTGCGCCCCGACACCGGACTCGTCATGGTCGAGTCACCGGCCAATCCGACGCTCGCCGAGATCGACCTGCGCGCCGTCGCGCACGCCTGCGGCTCCGTACCGCTCCTCGCCGACAACACCTTCGCCACGCCGGTGCTGCAACGGCCCGCCGAGCGGGGGGCCCGGCTGGTGCTGCACAGCGCCACCAAGTACCTGGGCGGGCACGGGGACGTCATGGCCGGAGTGGTCGCGTGCGACGAGGAGTTCGCCGGACGGCTGCGCCAGGTGCGGTTCGCCACCGGTGGCGTCCTGCATCCGCTGGCCGGGTATCTGCTGCTGCGGGGGCTGTCGACCCTGCCGGTACGGGTCCGGGCCGCGTCCGCGAGCGCCGCCGAACTCGCCGGCCGGCTCGCCGCGGACCCGCGCGTCACCCGGGTCCACTACCCGCGGATCGGCGGCGCCATGATCGCCTTCGAGGTGGCCGGGGACCCGCACGAGGTCATCGCCGGGGTCCGGCTGATCACCCCCGCGGTCAGTCTCGGCAGCGTCGACAGCCTGATCCAGCACCCGGCGTCCATCAGTCACCGCATCGTCGCCGAGGGGGACCGGCACGGCGCGGGCGTGAGCGATCGCCTGCTGCGGATGTCGGTGGGCCTGGAGGACGTCGACGACCTGTGGGCCGACCTGGACGCGGCCCTGGGATATGCGACCGCCGGGCGCGCGGCGGAGGGCGGGGGCCTCAACCTGCGTGAGGAGCACGCGGGTTCGGCCGCCGGCTGA
- a CDS encoding Lrp/AsnC family transcriptional regulator, which yields MTTYSPDATDWLILDVLQREGRASFAELARAVSMSASAVTERVRRLEEAGVIQGYAAVVAPENIGLPILAFVRLRYPNGNYKPFHDLVDATPQILEAHHVTGDDCFVLKVAARSMSHLEELSGRIGTLGSVTTSVVYSSPLPRRPLGH from the coding sequence ATGACCACGTATTCACCGGACGCCACCGACTGGCTCATCCTGGACGTCCTCCAGCGTGAGGGAAGAGCCAGCTTCGCCGAGCTGGCCCGTGCCGTCTCGATGTCCGCGAGCGCGGTGACGGAGCGGGTACGGCGGCTGGAGGAGGCGGGCGTCATCCAGGGGTACGCGGCCGTCGTCGCCCCGGAGAACATCGGCCTGCCGATCCTCGCCTTCGTCCGTCTGCGGTACCCGAACGGCAACTACAAACCGTTTCACGACCTCGTCGACGCGACACCCCAGATCCTGGAGGCCCATCACGTCACCGGCGACGACTGCTTCGTCCTCAAGGTCGCGGCCCGCTCGATGAGCCATCTCGAGGAACTCTCGGGCAGGATCGGCACGCTGGGCTCGGTGACGACGAGCGTCGTCTACTCCTCACCGCTCCCCCGGCGCCCCCTGGGTCACTGA